AGGTTGACATGCCATTCTTTGAGTTTCTTCTTTCACGTTGGAAGCAAGAATGACCTGGAAATGGAGTTCTACTCTTATCTCCATTGTCCACTTGGTTTGCAAATGACAcctgcataaaaataaataagacatAAATTGATATTAACTCAAACAAATTAATGATacaaactaatataaaaaatacaatacatTTTTACGCACTCGTCCATCAACAAATTAGGAAGAAAGACCTGAATCAACATCACCATCAGCAGGTTCTTTAGATTCACAggaagaataataaataatttcttgaccaaaaaaaaagaataataaagaaTTTGGCCTTCACTCAACTCCTCTTTGATAGACTCATAATTTGGAGTTTCAATCTGTTTGAGTATACCATAATCAGCAGATAAATCAAACGATGAAACAATACACAACAAATTTAGAGATTCAAGATACCAACAAAGTTATCAACATTTGGGATAAACTCATCAAAGAACATGTTCACAACACCAACTTCATTGCATCACCGTAAAAGCACTCCATCTCATCTGGATAGAAGGAAGAGCTCTCTCCCTGCAAAACACATTAGACAATGTCTTTAAATATGAACAGCTAtaaccataaaaataaaagatttcaCAACCCACCATTGATAACAAAAGAGGACAAGTCTCCACAGCCAAATTCTGAACATCTTTATCAAAGACAAACACAACTACACGATCACTCAACATCAATAATTTATTAGAAATGAAACAAACCTGTTCTTGAATGCTTCGACCTCAGGTATATCTGGATTAATCAATATCCTTGTAGTGTTAATGACATCTTGGATGGATGATTTGTCTGGACACAACTAATTCAATCAGTGGAAAATTTGAGAAGTTACtaattcaaatataataatacattatctctaaaaaaaattaaaattttgcaaGTTTTCCCCATTTTCTTGTTCAACTCGTCAACGTAATCACTAAACAAAGCACATTCACACTTACCACTGTTTATCATAACCATGAccaaaattaaacaaaacaattataatactgcaaaataaaatttgcGATGATTacactataaatataaataacatttaCCTATGATCAGTAAGCTCAACGACGACCATTTTAGTAATCTTACCATCCCTAACACCACCAGAAAGCTTGGCCAATCTTTCTTGCAATTTCTCCTTGTCATAATCTGAAGTACTATTTTCAACCGTCGACCTAATCTGTAAACAAAACCCATCACATGAAACACGTCACAAGAAACATCAATGAAAAACCAGACCTATTTCTATATGAAAATGGTAAAATCAAATTGAATAGGAGATTCAAACAAACCTGCTCACATCTTTCCTCGATAGCTTTCTTATCACCGGCACCGTCAAGAATGACAGTGTCATCTTTGGAAATTGTAATCTAAAAGATTAAGAAACTTAGTTTAGGTTGTCTACATTATTTGACCTTGTATTCTCATATTATAATGCTAAAGATGTTAAGGAATtagtgaaaaattaattttagctAATCCAAATAACTCAAGGAAAGTCTGCATCCTttaccaaaaccaaaaattcatGAACATTAACCAATAAAGCAAAATCGTTACCTTTTTGCAAGAGCAAAAAACATTTCCAGATCCACTTTCTCGAGATTGTGGCCGAGGTCTTCAGTGATAAGCCGAgcatagataaaaaaaaacatatcatcAATCGGTTTATAAGATTGGAGGGAATACACGGTTGCCTTATTGTGAATAGATAACTTACTTGACCTCCTGTTAGAACAACAAGATCCTGGAGACCAGATTTCCGATTTTCACCAAAACCATGGACTGTGATGGCACATACCTAAGAGTAAGACCATGCAACAAATACCAAATCAAATAAGCAAAACTAAGAATCCAAAATTTTAAAGTACCTTAGAACTAATATGCTACATATAGGGAAAACAAACCTTGATTCCAGCGCGAAGCTAATTTAGGATAAGAATTGCAAGGGCATCACTTTCCACATCTTCAGCAACAATCAATAAAGGTATAACCATCTATGAACAATAATCAACAAATCAGAATATGCAGAATACATGTGTAAATAAAGATATAACCATCTATGAAATTACAACCAAAGATATATAAGATAGAATTGTAAAAATCACTAACCTCactatactctgttggtctcaATTTGTGCATTGCAACTCTTACCCATCCCCAATTTATAGACAAGTAGATCAGAGGAAATTCAATCAGGAGGGAAAATTATAcataattcaaaattcaaaacgaTTCTAAAGTTGATTAGGGGGGAAAATAAGAACATGCAATTCGACCTCCACCATATGAAACTACACCAGATGAACCCATCAGACTAATCAATCAAAAAACGATACAAAAAGACCAGATTCATTGCATCTTCTGAGTCGGAATCTAGCTTCCTCTAGCGGCaggaaaaaaaaagggaaagaaaagatATAAACTTGCAAAAATAGCCACCAATTTTCAATCCGACGTGGCATAGCTAACTACAATCTACAGTGATCATTTTTCTGTTTCTATGTGTCAAgtatatggatttcaaaaattcAGAACAAAAGTATATGGATGTTGTCCGtacaatatttcaaaaattcagaacaaccaaaaacaaaagtatcTAAAGATGAAAACAACAGCAGCAACAGAATTAGCACAAAGAATAAGCAGAACAATAATCACaacctcaaaaaaaaataacacaaaacccAAACATCATCATTATTCATGGAACTCACAAATCGAACAAACCCTTCACAACAACCTTAACAATCACAATCTAACACCATCACTTGTTTCATCAATCATTGACCCTTTTCTCCTCGATCATCATTCTCTAGCTTTGGGCTTTTTCAATTGGGCTTCTCAACAACCAGGCTTTACCCACACTTCATCAACCTTTCATTCCATTCTCAAATCACTTTCTCTTGCACAAAACCATTCACATTCACATTCTCTTCTTTCACTTCTCAAAAAAGCTCACTCTTTTAATTTCCCAATTCACCCTTTTGTTTACCGTTCTGTTATAACTACCCACATTTCCCGGAACAATTTAAATCAAGCATTTTTAATCTTTAATGATGTTGTTGAATTACGATTAATCGATCAAATCGGTGCTGCTACGTGTAATTCGCTGTTAGCTGCACTTGGTTCTAATGGTAATGATAATGCACGTaaggtgtttgatgaaatgattGTTAAGGGTGTTCCGTTTAGTACGTTGggttttggtgtttttgtttGGTGGGTTTGTAAGGAGGGTGATTTGGGGAATGTGATGAGTTTATTGGATGAGGTTGGTGAATGTGGTTTGGAGATTAATGGTTCGGTTGTGGCGGTTATAATTGTTAATGGTTTGTGTGAAATTGGTAGGGTGAGTGAGGCGATGATGATGTTGTCTGAGTTGAGGAGTAGAGGATGGAAGCCTGATTTTATGGCGTATTGGGTTGTTGCCAAGGAGTTTAGGAAAATGGGGAATGTggttgatgagattaaggtttTGAAGATGAAGAGGAAGTTGGGTGTGTCTCCGAGGAGTGGTGATTATAAAGAGTTTATATTTGAATTGGTTTCGGAGAAGCGGATTTTGGAAGCTAAGATGATTGGAGAGGTTATTGTTGGAGGTAATTTTGTTGTTGAGGATGATGCTTTTAATGTGTTGATTGAATGTGTTTCGGATATTGATCCTGTTGGGGcgattgtgtttttttattatgttgttgAGAAAGAGAGGTTTTTGAGTATTTCGAGTTTGAATAGATTGAGTATGAATTTGTGTAGGGTGGGTAAAGTGGATGAATTGTTGGAGGTGTTTCGTGTTTTGGAGTGTAAGAGTTACTTCAAGGATGTTGAGGGTTACAATGTGATGGTGTCGTGGTTGTGCGAAGCTGGAAGAGTGAAAGAAGGCTATGCTGTTCTTCaggagatgaagaagaaagGGTTGAATCCCGATGTCTCCTCTTATAATTATGTGATGGAAGCGTGTTGTAAGCAGGATCTACTTCGCCCTGCAAGGAAGCTTTGGGATGAGATGTTTGCCGGTGGATGTTGTGGGAACGTGAAAACATATAATATTTTGATTCGTAAGTTTTCGGAAGAGGGACAAGTTCAAGAGGCTCAGATGTTGCTTAACCGCATGTTCGACAAGGGAGTAGAACCCGATAGTTCAAGTTACACTTTTCTTTTGCAAGGACTATGCCAAGAGGACATGCTTGAAGAAGCTTTTGAGCTCTATAGCAAGGCTGCTAAACAGGATATCACCGTTGCAAGAGACATATTGAGCTCGTTTATATTATCACTCTGCAAGAAAGGTATTATTAATCCACTGTTCCATTTTGTCTGTCGCTTTTGTagggaaaaaagaaaattcctATCTATTTGTcgttttcaaatttcaatgtgTCATTAACTACTGTTTTGTCAATAAT
This genomic interval from Trifolium pratense cultivar HEN17-A07 linkage group LG6, ARS_RC_1.1, whole genome shotgun sequence contains the following:
- the LOC123891432 gene encoding pentatricopeptide repeat-containing protein At5g14080 isoform X2 encodes the protein MKTTAATELAQRISRTIITTSKKNNTKPKHHHYSWNSQIEQTLHNNLNNHNLTPSLVSSIIDPFLLDHHSLALGFFNWASQQPGFTHTSSTFHSILKSLSLAQNHSHSHSLLSLLKKAHSFNFPIHPFVYRSVITTHISRNNLNQAFLIFNDVVELRLIDQIGAATCNSLLAALGSNGNDNARKVFDEMIVKGVPFSTLGFGVFVWWVCKEGDLGNVMSLLDEVGECGLEINGSVVAVIIVNGLCEIGRVSEAMMMLSELRSRGWKPDFMAYWVVAKEFRKMGNVVDEIKVLKMKRKLGVSPRSGDYKEFIFELVSEKRILEAKMIGEVIVGGNFVVEDDAFNVLIECVSDIDPVGAIVFFYYVVEKERFLSISSLNRLSMNLCRVGKVDELLEVFRVLECKSYFKDVEGYNVMVSWLCEAGRVKEGYAVLQEMKKKGLNPDVSSYNYVMEACCKQDLLRPARKLWDEMFAGGCCGNVKTYNILIRKFSEEGQVQEAQMLLNRMFDKGVEPDSSSYTFLLQGLCQEDMLEEAFELYSKAAKQDITVARDILSSFILSLCKKGHLTAASKLLCSLSHDIGRAESHVILLKCLADAGQSPIAIQHLSWVQDKSPSMLQDICTGLLASLSVSKCPEPILQFLQRMQV
- the LOC123891432 gene encoding pentatricopeptide repeat-containing protein At5g14080 isoform X1, producing MKTTAATELAQRISRTIITTSKKNNTKPKHHHYSWNSQIEQTLHNNLNNHNLTPSLVSSIIDPFLLDHHSLALGFFNWASQQPGFTHTSSTFHSILKSLSLAQNHSHSHSLLSLLKKAHSFNFPIHPFVYRSVITTHISRNNLNQAFLIFNDVVELRLIDQIGAATCNSLLAALGSNGNDNARKVFDEMIVKGVPFSTLGFGVFVWWVCKEGDLGNVMSLLDEVGECGLEINGSVVAVIIVNGLCEIGRVSEAMMMLSELRSRGWKPDFMAYWVVAKEFRKMGNVVDEIKVLKMKRKLGVSPRSGDYKEFIFELVSEKRILEAKMIGEVIVGGNFVVEDDAFNVLIECVSDIDPVGAIVFFYYVVEKERFLSISSLNRLSMNLCRVGKVDELLEVFRVLECKSYFKDVEGYNVMVSWLCEAGRVKEGYAVLQEMKKKGLNPDVSSYNYVMEACCKQDLLRPARKLWDEMFAGGCCGNVKTYNILIRKFSEEGQVQEAQMLLNRMFDKGVEPDSSSYTFLLQGLCQEDMLEEAFELYSKAAKQDITVARDILSSFILSLCKKGHLTAASKLLCSLSHDIGRAESHVILLKCLADAGQSPIAIQHLSWVQDKSPSMLQDICTGLLASLSVSKCPEPILQFLQRMQGVF